The nucleotide window CTTTTGATAATGGAAAAGAAAAATATCTAGATATCAATGTGACTATTAGGAATATTGGTAAGCGAGATGTTAATCTGGAACTCATTAATGCAAATGTAAAAGTTAGCAAAGCAGAAAAAGATGGCCAATTAGTTGACATTATAGATCATAAGACAGGTGTTTGATATTTCGGTGATATTGTGCCACTTGTTTCGGTGATATTGTGCCACAAAAAAAGGATGATTTCGTGACCAAATTTATGAATTAATTTGAGTTTTTTTCATCTTGTTTTTTCTCATTGACTCTACTGTTAATTCAATGCGATGTGAAGAGTGAACCATGCGGTCTAGAATTGCATCGGCAATGGTTCCTTCGCCAATTGTTTCATGC belongs to Williamwhitmania taraxaci and includes:
- a CDS encoding ATP-binding protein gives rise to the protein LILDDFGLTAFDDPARNALMDIVEQKYDKTSIIIAAQIPVKNWHETIGEGTIADAILDRMVHSSHRIELTVESMRKNKMKKTQINS